The Arachis hypogaea cultivar Tifrunner chromosome 19, arahy.Tifrunner.gnm2.J5K5, whole genome shotgun sequence genome has a window encoding:
- the LOC112775264 gene encoding serine/arginine-rich splicing factor SR30 — protein MARRSSRTIYVGNLPGDVRLREVEDLFYKFGPIVDIDLKIPPRPPGYAFVEFEDIRDAEDAIYYRDGYNFDGFRLRVELAHGGRGHTSSVDRYSSYSGSSSSRGVSRRSDYRVLVTGLPPSASWQDLKDHMRRAGDVCFSQVFRERGGMTGIVDYTNYDDMKYAIRKLDDSEFRNAFSRSYIRVREYDRRSYSRSPSRDSRRSYSRSLSRSPYVSRSRSYSQSPSYSDRSRSWSPKPKHSRRSLSRSRSVSRSRSPYSSPRPYSRSQSPRSM, from the exons ATGGCTAGACGGTCTAGTCGCACAATTTATGTTGGCAATCTTCCTGGCGATGTTCGCTTGAGGGAAGTAGAGGATCTTTTCTACAAG TTTGGTCCTATTGTTGACATTGATCTGAAGATTCCTCCGAGACCACCAGGTTATGCCTTTGTGGAG TTTGAGGATATCCGTGATGCTGAAGATGCCATTTACTATAGAGATGGTTACAACTTTGATGGTTTTCGGTTACGG GTTGAACTTGCACACGGTGGACGGGGTCATACATCATCAGTAGACCGCTATAGTAGCTATAGTGGTAGTAGCAGTAGCCGTGGAGTTTCCAGGCGTTCCGATTATCGTG TTCTTGTAACAGGATTACCCCCTTCTGCTTCATGGCAAGACCTGAAA GATCATATGCGAAGAGCTGGTGATGTGTGTTTTTCTCAAGTCTTCCGTGAGCGTGGTG GTATGACTGGGATAGTGGATTATACAAATTATGATGACATGAAATATGCT ATAAGGAAGCTTGATGACTCGGAATTCAGAAATGCCTTTTCTCGGTCATACATACGG GTCAGAGAATATGATCGCCGGAGTTATTCTAGAAGCCCCAGTCGTGATTCAAGGAGGAGCTATTCGAGAAGCCTCAGCCGCAGTCCATATGTGTCGCGAAGTCGAAGCTATAGTCAAAGCCCTAGCTATAGTGACAGGAGCAGAAG TTGGTCTCCAAAACCAAAGCATTCTCGGCGTTCGTTATCTCGCTCAAG